The sequence below is a genomic window from Polyangiaceae bacterium.
CTAGACGCCAGACATGAGCCTGCGTTGTGGATTGAAGCTGCGCTGTGGATTGACGCTGCGTCGTGGTTTGGGCTTGTTCGGGGGTTTGGGGTTAGGCGCGCTGGTTCTCGCGTCGGGATGCTCCAGTGACGACCCCGCTCAGGAGTCGAGCTTCAAGCCATTCGACTACGCGGCCATGGGGCCGCTGTCCGGGAACTCAGGCAAGGGCAGCTTCCGCTTTGGTGCGGCCAGCGCTGATGCGCAGATCGAAGATCAGAACACCAACACGGACTGGTGGGTGTGGACGACGCCGGTCGATCAGGGAGGCCTTGGCAAGGGCAACGATCCAGTTGGTGAAGCGACCCAGGGCTACACCCGGGCGATCGACGACATCCAGCTGATGACTGACATGCACCTCGACAGCTATCGCTTCAGCATGTCTTGGGCGCGGATCGAGCCCCAGCGGGATCAAGTTGACGAGGCTGCCCTCGAGCACTACTCCCAGGAACTCGATGCGCTAATTGCCGCGGGGATCCGACCCAATGTGACCATCCACCACTTCAGCTACCCGGTGTGGATCGATGACCCGCGGGACCCGGAGTGTGCCGCGGGGCCGTCAGACGCAAACCTATGTGGTTTGGGGCACCCTCAGGGGGGCGCGCTAGTCGTCGAAGAGATGCGCCAGTTCGCAAAGTTGCTCGCTGAGCGCTTCGGCGACCGCGTCGACGATTGGGCTACGGTCAACGAGCCGGTGAACTACTTGCTCGCTGGTCACGGAGTTGGGCAATTTCCGCCCGGTAAAGCTAAACTGTTCTCGCTGCTTGACGGCTTCATGCCGGTGGTGCGGGACTACCTGAGTGGTCACGCGGCGATGTACCATGCGGTCAAGGAGGCTGACTCCATCGACGCGGACGGTGACGGCATCGCTGCCAACGTCGGACTCACCTTGAGCGTCGGCGAGTGGGCTCCCGCGCGAGACAACGAACCGAGTGAGGATCCGGAAGACGTCAGCGCAGCCGAGCGGCTCAAGTACGTCTACCACTACATGGTGCCGGACGCGATGTTGACGGGGAAGTTCGACGCTGATCTCGACGGCACCGCTGAAGAGGATCAGCCCGGTTGGAAGGGCACGCTCGACTGGATGGGAGTGCAGTATTATTTCCGCGCGGGAGTGACCGGGAAGAACGGCTTGGTGCCTGAGCCGTTGAAGCTCACGCCGTGCTTCAGCGCGTTCGACTTCGGCTCCTGCCTCTTGCCGACGGACCCCTCCTGGTGCGTGCCGGAGATGCAGTACGAGTACTACCCGGAGGGCCTGTACAACGTCCTGCACGCCTACGGTGAGCGCTACCCAGCGCTTCCGCTCGTTGTGAGCGAATCCGGCATCGCGACTGAAGTTGGCGAGCGCCGAGCGTCGAACATCGTGCGCGCCCTGGAGCAAATCGAGCGCGCCCGCGCGGAGAAGGTCGACATCCGTGGCTACTACTACTGGAGCCTCACCGACAATTTCGAGTGGGTGGAAGGCTTCGGGCCGCGCTTTGGCCTCTACTCCGTCGACTACGACACCTACGAGCGTACGCCCACGCTCGGAGCTGAAGTGCTGGGCAAGATCGCTGAGACGCGCAAGCTCTCCCAAGAGTACCGCGACCTCTACGGCGGTGATGGACCGATGACGCCGGAAGGCACGTTTGGTCCGCGTACTTTGTGTAGCGGCAAAGACCTGCCTTGATAGCGTTGTCAGGCGGAAATGGGCGTCAGTGCGCGGTGCTGGTGGACGTGTCCGACCCAGTCCGCGCGCGGATGTGGCTGCTGATCGACCTCTTCGTGTCGTCGATCTTCAGATCGCAGACTGCGTTGTTCGGCTCGCTGCGCGCTCTCGGCTACTTCCACCGCAGTCGCGCCTCGAGCTTGACCAGCGGATAGCCCTCGAAGCTGCCATCTGGGGTGCTCTCGACGCGAGTCGGCGCTACCTCTTTCGCGCCTGCCAGTTCGAGCAAGGTACGAACATATGCGAGGATCACCGTGGGTAGCCAAGTGGCAAGCTCTGACGGGCAGCCGCCGATCTCAAAGTACACTTCGGTCTTTCCGTGTGGCACCAGTTTGTGTTGCCCGAAGTTGTAATACTGGCCCATCAAGCGCCCAAACACGTTCGCGGCGTGGCTCGCGCCCAGCAGCTTCACGAAGACTTTGTAGATCCCTTGCAGCTCACGCCGCGCCTGCCACTCCGACGCGCGGCGCGCGATGTTGTCCAGCGTCGTGCCGCTGAGATGCGCTGCGGCGCGGTCTAGCTCCAAGAACGGAAAGATGTCGTACCAGCCGCTCGGCAGGAAGCGCTGGGAGGCGAACCCGCGCAGCTCCGGTTCCAGTCGCTCGAGCACGGCGCGTGAACCCCCCTCGACTTCGGCATCGTAGAACTCGAGGGCGCCCGCATACGCGACGCCCTTCACCTTGAACGGGCTTTCCCCGATCCCCCCCATGATCCCAAACCCTAACACGCTCCCGACGACGCTCTTCCGCGTTTGGCGATGCGTCCAAAGCAAAAACGGCTGATCCTGTTCCGGATCAGCCGCCTGTTTGAGTGAGCCGCCTGTGTAGATCAGCAGCAGCCCTGTACCCGATCGGTCAGCTTCGACCTGCGTGACGATCATTCATCGTCGTCGTCGTCATCCTCATCGTCCTCACCGCAGAAGCACTCAGCGCCTTCTTCGACGCCACACGCCTTGCGCTTGGCTTCGTCCTTCTCGAGGGTGTTGATCGATGGCTCGGCCTTGCACTCGGTCTTCCCCGCCAGCGAGCCACACTCGGGCTTGTTCGGGTACTTCCACTCGAAGCAGTCGCCATCGGGGGACTCGAGCTTCTTCGCCTTGTGGGTGACCTCTTCCGCAAGCTGCGGCGCGGCCTCGGGTGCGGCAACAGCAGCGCTCACGTCCGCCTCAGCTGCCTGGCTCTCGCTCGTGGTGACCAAGGGCGCCGCGACCAGGCCCGCTGCGATCAGGAACGAAATCACGAGTCCGACTTGGCGCCGGGACGTGGAATTGGCAGTGACAACCTCAGGACTACGCTGCATAGCCGTGCTCTAGCACCGCTACGGCCGAATTTGAATGCTTCAGACGCCAGCCAGAGTGCCCCGTTCGGGGGCC
It includes:
- a CDS encoding glycoside hydrolase family 1 protein, with product MSLRCGLKLRCGLTLRRGLGLFGGLGLGALVLASGCSSDDPAQESSFKPFDYAAMGPLSGNSGKGSFRFGAASADAQIEDQNTNTDWWVWTTPVDQGGLGKGNDPVGEATQGYTRAIDDIQLMTDMHLDSYRFSMSWARIEPQRDQVDEAALEHYSQELDALIAAGIRPNVTIHHFSYPVWIDDPRDPECAAGPSDANLCGLGHPQGGALVVEEMRQFAKLLAERFGDRVDDWATVNEPVNYLLAGHGVGQFPPGKAKLFSLLDGFMPVVRDYLSGHAAMYHAVKEADSIDADGDGIAANVGLTLSVGEWAPARDNEPSEDPEDVSAAERLKYVYHYMVPDAMLTGKFDADLDGTAEEDQPGWKGTLDWMGVQYYFRAGVTGKNGLVPEPLKLTPCFSAFDFGSCLLPTDPSWCVPEMQYEYYPEGLYNVLHAYGERYPALPLVVSESGIATEVGERRASNIVRALEQIERARAEKVDIRGYYYWSLTDNFEWVEGFGPRFGLYSVDYDTYERTPTLGAEVLGKIAETRKLSQEYRDLYGGDGPMTPEGTFGPRTLCSGKDLP